The following is a genomic window from Plasmodium yoelii strain 17X genome assembly, chromosome: 12.
acataaaaaatcgTTACAATATTGGCATAAACATATGTCAAAAAAATACCATTTAAAAATGTTCGCttttaaaatgtattaattgATACacactaaaaaataaataaaataataataacattatagaatattaaataataaattaaaaaaaaaaaaaaaaaaaaaaaaaacttgtGCTAAAACTCAATGTTTACAATATCTTACTTATTACTTAATTTTTGATGGAACATAATTCAAATGAAAGATACATATTTAAACCAAATTTTTTGGGGGAGGGTTCGTATGGTAAGGTATACAAGGCTTATGATACCGTGTTAAAAAAGGAAGTtgctattaaaaaaatgaaactaaATAAGATTAGCAATTATATAGACGAGTGTggtataaattttttaatattaagggagataaaaataatgaaagaaataaaacataaaaatgtaatGAATGCTTTAGATTTATATTGTGAAAAAGATTATATAAACTTAGTTATGGAAATAATGGATTATGATTTAGCTAAACTAATTAAtcgtaaaatattattaacagatagccaaaaaaaatgtattcttttacaaattttaaatGGCTTAAATACTTTACATAAATACTATTTTATGCATAGAGATTTATCACCagcaaatatttttataaataaaaaaggggAAGTTAAAATTGCTGATTTTGGTTTATCTTCTAAGTATGCATTTGATATGCATTCAGGTAAAATGgcaaatgataaatatagtAAAAGAGCTTTAAACTTAACAAGTAAGGTTGTTACATTGTGGTATAGAGCCCCTGAATTATTAATGGGgagtaataaatataattcatcAATTGATATGTGGAGTTTTGGTTGTATTTTTGCGGAACTTTTATTACAAAAGGCATTATTTCCTGGAGAAAATGAAATAGATCAATTGgggaaaatatttttccttttagGTACACCAAATGAGAATAATTGGCCTGAAGCAAAACACCTTCCTTTATATACTGATTTTACAAAAtcaagtaaaaaaaatttaaaaaacattataaaaattgaagATGATGATTGTATTGATTTATTAGCttcattattaaaattaaattcaCATGAACGTATTACTGCCGAGGAAGCGTTAAAACAtcgttattttttaaacGACCCCTTACCATGTGATGCTTCACAACTTTTCATTGATATGTAATTCACCAACAGATAGTGGCAAGTTACATAAgtatatatagaaataaatctatatatttgttttattttttgttaatttttttcaaaggacaatttttatatgtcCAAGTTTGAATTGTCTGAAAATccttatttaatatttttataaattttatatacttttttcaagtctattttttttattaaatattctaGTTTATCTcctaaagaaaatatttatacacatgtatatatatatttattcattttataattttcttataCTATTATGGTCAAAAAAGttgtaacatttttattttcccaGTAAAACTTTTACAACGGAtaagtataatttttttttttactttttatttatttatatatttttattttattttttttttttatgttacattttttcatatttggtatgtttttttatttttatgtaaaatGC
Proteins encoded in this region:
- a CDS encoding MO15-related protein kinase, translating into MEHNSNERYIFKPNFLGEGSYGKVYKAYDTVLKKEVAIKKMKLNKISNYIDECGINFLILREIKIMKEIKHKNVMNALDLYCEKDYINLVMEIMDYDLAKLINRKILLTDSQKKCILLQILNGLNTLHKYYFMHRDLSPANIFINKKGEVKIADFGLSSKYAFDMHSGKMANDKYSKRALNLTSKVVTLWYRAPELLMGSNKYNSSIDMWSFGCIFAELLLQKALFPGENEIDQLGKIFFLLGTPNENNWPEAKHLPLYTDFTKSSKKNLKNIIKIEDDDCIDLLASLLKLNSHERITAEEALKHRYFLNDPLPCDASQLFIDM